The genomic segment GAGTACACTGAGCGAACGCGAGGAATCGCCGACGATTGGAGCGCGCTTGGCGAGACGCTTCGGGAAGGGAGCGAGACACCGTCCGAGGACGTTTTCGAGCGGGCGGGCGAGCAGGCCGGAGCGATTGCCGACCGCGAGGAAGCGCTGTTCGCCGACCTCCGTGACGAAATCTGAGGCCGACGCGAAGCGTTATGGCTCGACCGCCGGAGGATGGGGTATGCAACTCGACGGCGTTCGCGTGCTCGACCTCACACGCTACCTGCCCGGCCCGTACGCCACCCAACTGCTCGCCGACGCCGGTGCGGAGATCGTCAAAATCGAGGACACATCCACTGGGGACCCGACCCGCTGGATGAGTTTCGAGAGCGACGAGAGCGACGGAACGCTGTTCGAGGCGGTCAACCGCGGCAAGCGAAGCGTCGCGCTCGATCTGAAATCCGCGGCGGGGCGCGAAGCGTTCTTCGACCTCGCACGCGACGCCGACGCGCTCATCGAGGGGTTCAGACCGGGCGTCACCGAGCGCCTCGGCGTCGATTACGATTCGCTCTGCGAGCACACCCCTGACATCGTCTACTGCTCGCTGTCGGGCTACGGCGGGACGGGACCGTACCGCACCCGCGCGGGCCACGACCTGAACTACGCCGCCTTCTCGGGGCTGCTCGACATGACCCGTGCTGACGAGGGTTCGAAACCCCAGATACCGGGCGTTCCGGTCGGCGACATGGCCGGCGGTCTCTTCGCGGCCTTCTCGCTCGTGGGCGCGCTCTGCTCGCGCGAACTCGGCAACACCGGCGGGGAGTACCTCGACGTGGCGATGACCGACGTGTTGATCTCCTTTTCGCAGGCACTCGCGCCCGACGCGCTCGGCAATGAGACGCCACGCCCCGGAGAGACGGCCCTGACTGGCGACTTGCCGTGGTACGGCGTCTACGAGACCGCCGACGGCGAGTACGTCACCATCGCGGCGCTCGAACCGCCATTCTGGCGAGCGTTCTGTGAGACCGTCGGGCGCGAGGACCTCGTCGATATGCACACGATCACGGACGACGCGACCCGCGCGGCGCTACGCGAGGAGTTGATCGAGATATTCGCCGCGAGGACCCGCGAGGAGTGGGAGCAGGTATTCGAAAACAGCGACGCGACCGTCGAACCCGTTCGCACCCTTCCGGAGGCGCTCGATCACCCACAGACCGATTCCCGAGGGTTGGTTGAACGGAATTTGGAGCCGGCGCGCATCGGCTTTCCGGCCCGTTCCTCGAACCACGCCGACCCCGCTTCGGGCGTGCCGGCACACGGTGAACACACAGCGCAGGTACTCCGCGAGGCGGGCTACACGGATGGTGACCTCGACGAACTGCGCGAGACGGGGGCTGCGGCCTTCGGCGAGTAATCAGGGATCGTTCACGCTCGCCGGTCGGCGGTCGAGGAGGACGGTTCTATCGAGGTCGTCGAAGTTCGTGTGGCCGGCGAGCGCGAGTGTCAGATCGAGGTCGGCACGGAAGTTTTCGAGGACGCTTTTGACGCCTGCCTCGCCGTCGAGCGCCAGCCCGTAAGCGTAGGGCCGTCCCAGCAGGACGGCGTCGGCCCCGAGCGCGATGGCTTTCACCGCGTCCGCACCACCGCGAATTCCGCTGTCGAAGAGCACGGGCGTGTCCTCGACGGTGTCGACGATGCCCGGGAGCGCGGTGAGCGCGCCGATTGCTCCGTCCACCTGCCGGCCGCCGTGGTTCGAGACGATGACGCCATCCGCGCCGCACTCGACGGCCCACTCGGCGTCGTCCGGGTGGAGCACACCCTTGACTATCAGCGGGAGATCGGTCTCCCCGCGCAGGTCCGCGAGGTCTTCCCACGTCAAGGACGGGTCGCCGAACACGTCGACGAACTCCATGACGGCCGAGCCCTCGTTCTCTTCGGGCGGGGCGTCGAGGCGCTCGCGGAAGGCCGGGTCGGAGAAGTAGTTCGCCACGCCCTCACCGTCGAGGAAGGGCAGATAGCCCTGTTCGATGTCGCGCTCGCGCCATCCCAAGAGGGGCGTATCGAGCGTGACGACGATTGCGTCGTAGCCGGCGTCCTCGGCGCGGTCGACGAAACTGCTCGCAATATCGGGGTCGGCCGACCAGTAGAGCTGAAACCACTTCGCAGTGTCGCCCAACTCCTCGGCGACTGCCTCCATCGTGTGCGACGAGGCCGAACTGAGCACCATCGGAATATCGAGTTCCGCGGCGGCGCGTGCGACGGCGAGTTCACCCTCCTCGTGGACGACCGAAAGCACGCCGAGCGGCGCGAGAAGAACGGGGAGTTCGAACTCGGTGTCGAAGAGGGACACTTGGAGGTCCCGTTCGGCGACGTCACGGAGCATACGCGGAACGATGCGCCAATCGGCGAACGCGCGGCGGTTCTCGCTGATGGTGTCCTCAGTTCCGGCCCCGCCGGCGACGTAGGCCGCCGCCTCGTCGCTCATCGCGGCCATCGCTTGGCGTTCGAGTTCCTCATAACGAACCGGGTGCTCGGGCGAGTCGTCGGCGAGCATTCCCGACGCGTAGACGTTCTGCTGGCGGTTCTCTCCATAGGGTTCCGATGGCTCCTCGCTCATGGGAACCCGTGCGCCCGGTCGGCACAAGTAACTTCACCCGTCGCGTTCGACGCCAACGAGATCGCAGATTTCGAACGGGTCCTCGATACGGTACGTGACGGTCGGGTCGTCGGGATCGGCCTCGCTCGCGCTCCCGCCGAAGGCAGCGGTGTCGATGCCCATCCGCGCCGCGCCCTCCATGTCGTTTTCGTAGCGGTCGCCGACCATCAGCGCCCGTGCGGGGTCGATACCTGCCTTGTCGAGCGCCGTCTCGAACATCGCCGGGTCGGGTTTCGTTCGGCCGACCTCCTCGGAGGTCGTCACGGCGTTGAGATGCTCGCGCACGCCGAACTGCTCCAACAGGCGCTCACCCTCCCACGTGTCGATGTCGCTGACGACGCCCTGATGCACGTGGCCATCGAGTC from the Halococcus sediminicola genome contains:
- a CDS encoding alpha-hydroxy-acid oxidizing protein, whose amino-acid sequence is MSEEPSEPYGENRQQNVYASGMLADDSPEHPVRYEELERQAMAAMSDEAAAYVAGGAGTEDTISENRRAFADWRIVPRMLRDVAERDLQVSLFDTEFELPVLLAPLGVLSVVHEEGELAVARAAAELDIPMVLSSASSHTMEAVAEELGDTAKWFQLYWSADPDIASSFVDRAEDAGYDAIVVTLDTPLLGWRERDIEQGYLPFLDGEGVANYFSDPAFRERLDAPPEENEGSAVMEFVDVFGDPSLTWEDLADLRGETDLPLIVKGVLHPDDAEWAVECGADGVIVSNHGGRQVDGAIGALTALPGIVDTVEDTPVLFDSGIRGGADAVKAIALGADAVLLGRPYAYGLALDGEAGVKSVLENFRADLDLTLALAGHTNFDDLDRTVLLDRRPASVNDP
- a CDS encoding CaiB/BaiF CoA transferase family protein, which gives rise to MQLDGVRVLDLTRYLPGPYATQLLADAGAEIVKIEDTSTGDPTRWMSFESDESDGTLFEAVNRGKRSVALDLKSAAGREAFFDLARDADALIEGFRPGVTERLGVDYDSLCEHTPDIVYCSLSGYGGTGPYRTRAGHDLNYAAFSGLLDMTRADEGSKPQIPGVPVGDMAGGLFAAFSLVGALCSRELGNTGGEYLDVAMTDVLISFSQALAPDALGNETPRPGETALTGDLPWYGVYETADGEYVTIAALEPPFWRAFCETVGREDLVDMHTITDDATRAALREELIEIFAARTREEWEQVFENSDATVEPVRTLPEALDHPQTDSRGLVERNLEPARIGFPARSSNHADPASGVPAHGEHTAQVLREAGYTDGDLDELRETGAAAFGE
- a CDS encoding HAD family hydrolase, with amino-acid sequence MNDSQYEAIFWDIGGVILDLESVRAGHRSFVGALAEEHDLDMEKALATWREELGTHFTTRDGTEFRSARVGYQRAVAAMVGRELPEEEWLPVFERATHENLEPVSETVVAIRRLDGHVHQGVVSDIDTWEGERLLEQFGVREHLNAVTTSEEVGRTKPDPAMFETALDKAGIDPARALMVGDRYENDMEGAARMGIDTAAFGGSASEADPDDPTVTYRIEDPFEICDLVGVERDG